Below is a window of Geomonas oryzisoli DNA.
GCCTCCTACGTCGAGGCGAACTTCCCGGTGATCACCTGGGACGCGGCTCTGTACGCGGTGGTGGAATCGCTCTCCTCGGTGGCCGTGGCGCTGATCATCTGGTACGGCGGCGGCGAGATCGTGAAGGGGACGCTCTCCTTCGGCTCGCTGGTCGCCTTCATCCAGTACATCGAGAAGTTCTTCTCCCCGATCCGGGACCTCTCCGCCAAGTACTCCATCATGCAGGGGGCGATGGCCTCACTGGAGCGGATCTTCGCGCTTTTGGACAATAACGACCGCGAGCCCGAACCGGTGCCGTCCCCGGAAGCCGCAGCTGGGACGGTAAGGACTGACAGCCGACTGACTCAAGCTCCCCCTCCACCGGAGGGGGAGGGCAGGGGAGGGGGAAGTACGGACTCGCTTTGGTCTTCCCCCCTCCCGGCCTCCCCCCTCCGGGGGGAGGAGTTGCGGACCAGAGTGCAGGCGTGCCAGGGATCGCCCGAGCACGCGCTGCAGAACATCTGCTTCAACGACATCTGGTTCGCCTACAAGGACCGGGATTACGTGCTGAAGGGGTTCTCCCTGCAGATGAGGCGCGGCGAGAAGGTGGCGCTGGTCGGGGAAACCGGCGGCGGCAAGACCACCGTGACCAGGCTTTTGTCACGGCTCTACGACGTCGAGCGCGGCTCCATCACCATCGACGGCACCGACATCCGTGAGTTGCCGCTCCCGGCGCTGCGCAAGCGGATCGGCGTGGTTTTGCAAGATCCCTATTTATTCTCCGGCACCATCGCCTACAACATCTCGTTGGGAGATCCCGAGGCGCTCAAGAGGGTGGAGCAGGCGGCGGCCGTCGTCGGCGCCGACCGTTTCATCCGCGAGCTTCCCAAAGGCTATGACGAAGAGGTGCGTGAGCGCGGCGTGAACTTCTCTGCCGGAGAACGGCAGCTGATTTCCTTTGCCCGCGCCGTCGCCTTCGACCCCGAGATCCTGGTGCTGGACGAGGCGACCGCCAGCGTGGACACGGCGAGCGAGCGGCTGATCCAGCAGGGGCTCGAGGGGCTGATGCAGGGACGCACCACGCTCGTGGTTGCCCACCGGCTCTCCACCATCCGCGATGCCGACCGCATCGTGGTCATCCACCACGGCGAGAAAGCGGAAGAGGGGACGCACGCCGAGCTGATGGCCGCGCAGGGGCTGTACTACCGGCTGTACCAGTTGCAGTTTAAAGACTGACAGACCGCTGCTTTAAGCTCTCCCTCCCCCGGAGGGGGAGGGCAGGGGAGGGGGAAGTACGGACACACTTTGATCTTCCCCCCTCCCGACCTCCCCCCTCCGGGGGGAGGAGTTGCTGGCAGAGTTGGAAAGACTGATTGACCTTTGATTCAAAAATTGAGATATAGGAAAGAATTTTTTCACGGAGCACCACCATGAAGCATCTCATTCTCGGCACTGCCGGACACATAGATCATGGCAAGACCTCGCTGGTGAAGGCACTGACCGGCGTCGATACCGATCGCCTCAAAGAGGAGAAGGCCCGCGGCATCACCATCGAGCTCGGCTTCGCGCACCTGGAACTCCCGGGTGACCTGCGCTTCGGCATCGTCGACGTGCCCGGCCACGAGCGCTTCGTGCGCACCATGGTGGCCGGCGTGGGCGGGATGGACCTGGTGCTTTTGGTAATCGCGGCGGACGAAGGGATCATGCCCCAGACCCGAGAGCACCTGGAGATCTGCCAGTTGTTGGGCGTGAAGCGCGGCATCGTGGTGCTCACCAAGAAGGACATGGTGGAACCGGACTGGCTTGACCTGGTCACCGAGGAGGTGCGCGACTACCTCGCGGAAAGCTTCCTCTCCGGCGCACCCATCATCAGCGTTTCCTCCCGCACCGGCGACGGCATCGAGACCCTGAAGGCTGAACTCACCAAAATGGCGAAGGAGATCGAGCAGAAGCGGGTCGACTCGCCCTTCCGGCTCCCGGTGGACCGCGTCTTCACCGTTACCGGCTTCGGCACCGTCGTTACCGGCACGCTCCTCTCCGGTGCCGTCACCGTCGGCGACGAGGTCGAGATCCTGCCGTCGGGCATTGCCTGCCGCGTGCGCGGCGTGCAGTCCTTCGGCTCCAAGGTGGAGAAGGGTGGCGCGGGCGAAAGGCTTGCGGTCAACCTTCAGGGTGTGGACCATACCGACGTGCAGCGCGGCGACGTTGTGGTGCCCAAGGGGCTCTACAAGCCGACCAGCGCCGTCGACGTCCGGCTCAACTATCTGGCCTCCATGGGCAAGGAGTTGAAGCACCGCGCCGGCGTCCGCCTGCACTCGGCAACCTACGAAGTCCCCGCCAAGGTCATCCTGTTCGATCGCGACGCGCTCCAGCCTGGCGACAGCGCCTACGTGCAACTCCGGCTCGACCACCCGGTGCTGCTCCTGCCGGGCGACCCCTTCGTGCTCCGGACCTATTCGCCGCAGGCGACCCTCGGTGGCGGCACCGTTCTTGACCCGGCTCCGCCGCGTCGTCGTCGCCGTTCCGCTGAAGCCCTGGCGCTCCTGGAGGCGGCCGAGTCCGGCGTGGACCAGGAGCGGATCCGGCTGCTGGTCGAGTCCTCGCTGCTTTCCGGCATCTCCATCCAGGAGATGGTGAACCGCTCCGGGATGTCCGGTAAGAGGATTGAAGCCGCGCTTGCCCCGCTGCTTTCCAGCGGTGCGGTGCTCCAGGTGGTGAAGGAGCCTCGCATCTTCCTCAGCAAGGATGCCTTTGCGCAGCTGAAGCAGAGGCTTTCCGAGGAGTTGCACGAGTACCTCCAGGAAAACCCGATGCAGGAAGGTATCGGCAAGGAAGAGCTGAAGTCCCGGATCCCAAGGCGCAGCGACGCGCGCTTCTTCGGTCCGGTGCTGGCGAGCCTTGAGAAGGATGGGCTGGCGCTTTCCGATCGCGAACTGGTGAAGCTCCCCGGGCGCAAGGTCGGCGTGACCCAGGACCAGGCGAGCGTGCAGCGGGCGCTCGAAGAGGCGCTGACCAAGGCGTGGTTCGAGCCTCCCACGTTGAAGGAGCTTTGCGACCTGGTCGGTGCCACCGAGAAGCAGGTGCTCGATCACGCCAACATGATGTTCCGCGAGGGGAGGGTGGCCAAGATCAAGGGCGACATCTTCTATGCCCCTGGCGCCGTCAACGAGCTGCGCGACAAGCTGGTGGCCCATCTGAAGGAGAAGGGTGAGATCACTCCGCCGGAGTTTAGGGACATAACCGGCCTGTCCAGAAAGTTCATGATTCCGCTGCTGGAGTACTTCGACCAGGAAAAGCTCACCATCCGCATGGGTGACAAGAGGGTGTTGAGGAAGGGGTAAAGAGGCAGATTAAGACTGAGATTAAGATAAAGGAAAACGAAAAGGCCCTTCGGTTCGAGGGGCCTTTGTCATTTGTCTGTTGCCGGAGCCATCGTCTCAGTTATGCTTCTGTGCGTTTCGTCTCAGCTCCCTCCCCCGGAGGGGGAGGGTTGGGGAGGGGGGAAAGCATGGACGCAGACAATCCCATATTCGACCCGCCGCCATTGCCAACTGAACTCCTTAAGGCTGCTCGCATGTTGCGCCAGCATATGACGGACGCGGAGCAACTGCTTTGGTTTTGCTTGCGACGTAAGCAGATGGGTGGCTTCCGGTTCCGGCGGCAGCACCCGGTTGAGAAGTACGTGCTGGATTTCTATTGTGCGGAGGCAAGATTTGCGGTGGAGTTGGACGGTGGGCAGCACAACCAGCCTCTCAATGCCCTACGTGATCGAGGAAGAACAGATTTCCTGGAGGCGCAGGGCATTTCTGTTCTCAGGGTATGGAACCATGAACTCTTCGTGAATTTGGAAGGAGTGCTGGAAAGAATTTACGAGGTGTTGCTACAGAGGGCGGGAGTTAGTTACGGCAGGTATAAAGATCTTCCCCCTCCCTAACCCTCCCCCTCCGGGGGAGGGGACACTTTGATGAGTTCGAGGACTGAAATAGGGGAGCAATCACATCGGCCGCAGCTCTTTCTTCTGGTGGGAGGCGTCCAGCTCCCTCCCCCGGAGGGGGAGGGTTGGGGAGGGGGAAGACTTGTCGCATTCCTACCAGATGTAATCCTTGGCAATATCCCGCTTGTCACGCCCGTACAGAATGTGGAAGGCCCGCAGCTTCTTCAGGGCAACGGGGGACAGGCTCCCCAGCGGCAAGTAGATGATCCTTTTTCCCAACCGCGCCGCGTGCTGCTTCAGGAAACTCCTGGGGGGCTTGGCGGCGGCGTACACCACGTCCTTCTCCAGCGAATAGTCGAGCGCCGCCATCAAGAGGTGCTCACTCTTCCCGAGCGCATACCGGTAGTCCGGGTCGTGCCAGACGTCCACCATCCGCCGCGGCGGATAACTCAGTAAAAACCCGCCGTACTCGCAGCGCGAAATGCCGGGCCCCACTATGTTGTCGGTAGGCGGCGTGGCATAGAAGGCCATGTCGGACTCCTGCGCATGCTCGCCGAGCCAGGTCATGCAGTACGGGTATTTCGTCCCCTCCTTGTCCTCGTCGAGGATCACCACCACGCACCCAACGCCGCTCTTTTGCCGCTTGTTCTCCCGGACGTAGATCTTCCCCTCGTGCAGGTTGCGCAAGGTCTCGCGCATGTCGATCCCGTCCAAAAGCGACGATGTGAAGGGCTCGGACTTGCTCGCCTCCTCGCTCAACTGCCGGGCCCCGATCCGCTTCAGGTTGCGGCCGTATTCCTCGATGTTCAGATCCTCTGGGGGGAAGGAACAGATGTACGGATCGTCGAATCCCTCGATCCAGTCGCCAGGGCGCTTTTCCTTCTTGCGGTTCATCATCTTGAGCCGCGAGAGCCCCTTGGCGCGCACCTGCTCGCGCGGGCGGAACCTGATCCTCTTGGTGGCGGACCAGAGTTCGGCGGCGGAGAGGCGCAGGGTGGGGAGGTCGCTCCCCTCCTTCTGCCAGGGGTAATGGGCGGCCAGCCGGAAGAAGGCATAGGCGAAGTTGTCGTCCAGGCAACCGCGCGCGGCGGCGAGCATCTGGAACAAGTCGGGAAGCAGCATGCGCGACAACAGCGCGTAGTTGCGGGCAAAGCGGAAGAAGGCCCGCTTCTGCCAGAAGTGCACCTTGTCGCCGGTTTCCTGCCGGTAGTGGCGGGCAGCTTCCAAAAAGAGCCGCAGCAAGATCTTCTGCCGGTCGGGCGGTTCCCCTTCGGGACCGATCCGGTGTGCACTTCTCTGCACCGATTCGGCCAGCGCCTCCTCCTCGGGAATGCTCTGCTTTCCCCCGAGGATCAATTCGAATGCGTTGAAGCTCTTTCTCAGCGAGGGTCCACCCGGTGCGGGCTCGGGAGGGAGGGGAGAACGCCTGGTCTCATAGAGGGCGGAGAGGAAGGGGTATTCGGCCAGCACCTCGTGGCAGCATTCCGGGTGCAGGTTGAAGATGGTGATCCCTTCGCGGTGGGTGCGGGTCAGGGGCTGGGCCTGTGGCGCGTCGAAATCCTGGCGGATCCGCTCCAGGTGCGACATGCCACAGATGAAAAGGACGCGCTCGTGCTGTGCCGAGAGCTGCCTCAGGCGGTAGGCCATGCCGCGCTCGCGGCGCAGGTCCTCCTCACCGGGCGGGATCTCACGGTACAGTTTGGCCACTTCACGGTAGAACGGCTCCAGGCCGATGCGTTGCACCGAGTAGGAATCGGGGAGCTGTTCCGGGTGTGAAGGGTAGGAATCGAGGTCGATGTCGACCAGGTGCAACGGGATTTCGTTTTCCAGGGCGAGCCGTGCCCCCTCGATCAGGGGATCGGCGGGTTCGATGATGAGGAACACGGACTGGGCTGCGACGTGGTAGGCGAGCACCGAGATTTCCGGCAGGCGCCGCACGCCGCGCAGGAACTGCTGCTCCAGCGTTTGCGGCAGCTCCAGCGCGATGCAGTCCGGCTTTACCGCGTCAAACGCCTCCCGCACCAGGTGGGCGAACTCCATCCGGTAGTGCAGGATGGGGAGGGCGTGGACGTTGCCGAATTGTTCCAGGTAGAGGTGATCGGGCATAGGTATGTCCAAAGCTCCTCCCCCCGGAGGGGGGAGGCTGGGAGGGGGGAGGCTGGGAGGAAGGATGGTAAAAGGACCGAAAGCTTCCCCCTCCCTGACCCTCCCCCTCCGGGGGAGGGAATTAGACCTCAAAAAAAGTTACTTCAAATACCGTAGCGCTTCCTCGCCCAGAATCCGCTCCACCGCGAGCGGCAGCAGCTCACGCGGGTCTTTCTCGGTCGCCGTCATCATCTTCAGGGCGTAGCGGGCGATGTTGATGCCGTCGCGCACCGAGTAGGGCTCGTCCGCCGCATGGCCGCGCTGCAGGAACTGCACGACGTAGTTGAGGATGGAGCTGCCGGCGAAGGGGAGGTTTTCCTTCAGGATGGCCAGTTCCTCGTCCGCCTCGGGGAAATCGATGAAAAGCTGCGGCTGCAGGCGGGAATGGATGTACTCAGGCACCTCGAAGGTGGAGGAGTCCTCGTTCATGGTCACCACGATGCGGAAGTCCGGGTGGGCCTGGATCCTGAGGCCGGTGATGATCGATTCGACGTAGCGGCGGTCGTCCAGAAGCGGCGCCAGCGACGCCCAGGCCTTCTCGCTCATCCGGTTCCCCTCGTCGAGAATCAGCACGCCCCCCGAGATCATCGCCGAGACCAGCGAGGAGGCGGCGTACTGGATGGTTCCCTCCGGACCGATCACCGGTGTCACGATCAGGTCCTCGGGGCGGGTATCCATGGTGGCCTGGAACAGGTAGACCTTGCGGCCGAGCCTCTTGGCGGCCGCGTAGGCGAGGGTGGTCTTGCCGACGCCCGGCTTGCCGATCAGGCGCGGGTTGAAGGGGATGTCGCGCTCGTCGATGACCATCCAGGCAGCCAGAAGCTGCCGGAGCAGTTCCTCGTCCCCGACCCAGCGTAGCGGCAGCTCGATGGGGTTGGCGAGGGTCAGGTTGATGCCGTCTATCGTGATCCGGTCCATAAAAACTCCAATAAAAACCTTGCTGTTGGCCACGGAGAACATCTGAGGACATCTGAGAAAATCAAAACATAAAGCTTTGTTTTGGTTCTCTCAGACTTTCTCCGAAGTTCTCCGTGGCTAACGGTTTCAGGGTTTTAGGTGTTCATCTCGTGCCCATACATCATGACCAGCCGGGCGCGGTTCTCGCGGCAGCTTTTGCACAGCTCGCCGGCGTCCTTGAAGAATTCCTCCGCCAGCCACTCCCCCGCCTCGCCGTACAGCGAATCAGGCTCGTTCTCGTCGTACTCGGTCTTGCAGATGCTGCAGGTTTTCATGCTTTTACCGTGGTCCGCACCAGGTCCGCCAGGCAATCCAGGAACATGGGATCGGAGTTGAGCGATTCGGTCCTGACGAAGCGCTTGATGCCGTGCGCCTTGGCCTCCTCGGCGTACTGGATGTCGATCTCGTACAGGGTTTCGATGTGATCGGAGACGAAAGAGAGCGGCACCATCAACAGGTTCTCCCTTCCCTCCCTGGCCAGCCGCTGGATGGTCGCCTCGGTGGACGGCTCCAGCCACTTGACCTTGCTCGCCTTGGACTGGAAGCAGAGCAGGTGGTTCGCCTCCCCTACCTGCTCCATCACCAGCCGCACCGTTTCCTGGATGTGTGCCAGGTAGGGGTCGCCTTCGTCGATGAAGGACTGGGGGAGCGAATGGGCCGAAAAGACGATCTCGACATCTTTGGGATCCGGGAAGGCCTGCAGCCCGCGCATCACCTTGCCGGCCAGGGCCTTTATATAGAGCGGATGGTTGTAGAAACGGTCGATGTAGGTGATCTCGAAGTCCGCCTTCGCCTCCTTCAGGACGCGCTGCAGTTCGTTGACGCTGGAGCCTGTGGTCGCCTTGGAGTAATGCGGGTAGAGCGAAAGCGCCACTACGCGTTTGATCCCCTCGCGCTTGATCGCAGCCAGGGCGTCGATGGTGGTGGGGCGGGAGTAGCGCATGGCGACGAAGGAACGGAAGCGTTCGCCTAAAAGAGCCTGCAGTCCTGCGCCCTGGGCCTCGGTCAGCTCCCGTATCGGGGATTTGCCGCCGATCCGGCGGTAGAACTCGGTGACCTCCGGTGCCCGCTTGTTGACGATGCGCCGGGCGATGAAGGGCTGCAAAAAGGCCGGGCCGATCTTGATGATGTCGCGGTCGGTGAAGAGGTTCATGAGGAACGGGTGCACGGCATCGAGCGAGTCGGGGCCTCCCATCTGGAGCAGCAGGAGTGCGGTTTTGTCAGACATGGCAACCTCTTGGGCGAGAATAGTGGCCCAAGAAATGTAGCAGAAAACGAGGGGAAGTAGAACCGGTTTAATTCATTGGAGGGAGAAGCAGGCAAAACAAATTAACAGGGATAAAAAGGATAAAAGGGATGAACGGCAAAAACCATACGGCTTGGGTTTAAAACCCAAAGCTTTTGGTTATGCAGTTATCCCCTTTATCCCTTTTATCCCTGTTAAATGCCTTTAGCGGACGCCGGCCTTGCTGAGGTGGGGGGCGTAGCGTTTGTCGGTCCCCTTGATGTGGTTCACCAGCCAGTTCTGCAGGAACTCGATGACGTCGTGGGTCAGCACCGTTTCGCCCGAGTTGAACTTCTGCTGGAGCTCGACCACCTGGCTCACCAGGGCCCTGTGCTGCTGGACGTGCGCAGCTTCCTCGGGATAGCCGGATTTGCGGAACGCCTCTTCCTCTGCGGCGAAGTGGCTGCCGGTGTACTCGATCAGGCGTTGCAGCACGGAACCGATCGCTTCCTTGCTCCGCTTCTGCTGCATCGCCTGCGCCAGCTCATTGATCATGGCGAACAGCTTCTTGTGCTGCTCGTCGAAGGTGTTGATGGTGGTGGCGAAGCTCTGGTCCCAGACCATGGCGTCGGAGAGCTGGAAGTGGGAAACCAGTTCGTGCAGCTCGTCCACCTGCTGCACCAGTTTGCTGGTGGCCGCCTTGGTGTTGCGGGCGCTCTCCACGTTGCTGTTGACCACGGAGGTGATCATCTGGATGTTGCCGGTGATCTCGTGCGTGGTGGCGGTCTGCTCCTCGGCGGCGGTGGCGATCTGGGAGAGCTGCATGGTCAGGTCGTTGATCATGCCCAGGATCCCGTTCAGGGCCTCGCCGGAGCGGCAGGTCTCCGCGGTCCCCTGGTTCACCTGCTGCACCCCTTCGCTCATGGCGCCGACTGCGTCTCGCGTCTCGCTCTGGATCGACTTGATCATGGTGTCGATCTCCTTGGTGGCGCGGGTGGTGCGTTCGGCCAGGGCACGCACCTCGTCCGCCACGACGGCGAAGCCGCGCCCGGTCTCGCCGGCGCGCGCCGCCTCGATGGCGGCGTTCAGGGCAAGGAGGTTGGTCTGGTCGGCGATGTCCTCGATGGTGCCGGCGATGGCGCCGATCTGGTCGGAGCGCTCGCCGAGACCTGCTACCGAGGTCGAGGTCGAAGTGACCCGCTGCGCGATGTTCTCCATGAGGACCGCGCTGTTCCTGACGATCTCAGCGCCGGCGGTGGTCTCGGCGGTCGCCTTGTGCGCGTTTTCGGCGGCGTAGATGCAGTTGCGGGCGATGTCGGCGGAGGTGGCGGACATCTCCTCGCTCGCCGTGGCGATGGTGGACGCCTGCATGGCGACGTCTTCGGCGGCGGACGCCATGGCGTCGTTGGTGGCGCTCACCAGAGCGACCGAGTCGCGGACCAGGTCGGTAACCGTGAAGAACTGGTGCATGGTCTTGTTCCAGTCCCCCATCATGTTGTTGAAGGCGTTTGCGATACGTCCGATTTCGCCGCTGGGGATGTCTTCGACGCGGCGGGACAACGTCCCCTGGGAAGCAGCCTCCAGCGCGTCGGCAATCTCCCGCAGCACGCGGGATTCGGAGCGGGCCACGAACCAGCTCGCCAGCGCGGAAATGAAAAAGATGAAGGTCCCGGCCCCCACCATCGTCAGGATGTTGCCGCAGTTACCCAAAGCAATGGTAGAGGTGACCGTCGCACAGACAGCAATCAGGTTGATCGTGATTAGGCGGGTACTAAAAGACATGAACGATCTCCTTTTCTAGGCTTTTCACACTCAAGGAGATTATCGTCTGTGACACTGAAAACTTTAAAGGTATTCGATTGTTTACAATTAAAATCCACAGCGGACCCTGCCGAAGCCGGCGGTTATCCGGTTAGGGCATCGACTGGCCGAAAAGGTCCCCGGTTGTGCGGTTGGCGTGGTTGTTACCAGGAAAGGCGTCCGCTTTGGTGCAAACGGTCTTGGACGGCGGCGAGGTTGGCGGCGATTTCGGGATTGGTGATCTGCTGGTTTCTCTGCCTCTGCTGGACCTTTTCGGACTGTTCGATCTGCATCACGAACCCGCAGGAGAGGATGATGGCTGCCATCACGATCTTGCAAGGAAAACTCTTCATGACCGGCCTCCTTGTTGCCGGGAGAGCTTCGGGGCCGCTCTCCGGGCTGACTGCCAGATGAGGAAAAACATTGGCACAGTCTAATGTAACCGAAAATTAAGTCAAGTTTAATCTTTTCCGGTCCCGCAAACACCCGAGAACATGGGGGGGAAAGAGCGGGCCGGGGGATTTTCTCCTAAATAATTTTCGCCTCATGTGGACAGCCGGGAAGATTGATTTATAATGAGCACTTGTTTTTCCCATGAGAGGTGCAATGGAATTGACCGGGATCATTGGTTTTATCAGGCGGGCGGTGCTGTTGGGAGTGGTGGTCGTGTCGCTGCTTCCGGCTGTCGTACATGCCCACAGCGAGGAGGATGCCTCTGCGCATCAGTCCCACCAGGGCGCACCGCAGGCGGATGCGAACGTGGGGCTCGATGAGCGGCTGGGGGCGAGGATCCCGCTGGACCTGGTCTTCAACGACGAAAACGGGCGCCAGCGACGCCTGCATGACCTGATCACCGGACCGACCATCATCCTCCCCGTATATTACTCCTGCACCAACGTCTGCAATTACCTGCAGGAAGGCCTGGCCAGGGCGCTTCCCGAGATCAAACTGGAGCCCGGGAAAGAATACCGGATCATCTCGGTCAGCTTCGACGACCGTGAGAACCCGCAGCGGGCGCTGAAGTCGAAGCACCTGTATCAGACGGTGATGAAAGGGAAATTCCCGGAGGGGAACTGGACCTTTCTCACCGGCGACGCGGCCAACATCCGCAAGCTCACCGACGCGGCCGGATTCCACTTTCAACGCAAGGGTAACGATTTCGTGCACCCCGTCGCGAGCTTCATCGTGGCGCGGGACGGCATGATCGTGCGCTACCTTTACGGCACGCAGTTCCTGCCCAAGGACCTCACCCTGGCCCTGATGGAAGCGCGCCAGGGACGCATCGGCACAACCATTAGCAAGATGGTGAGCTACTGCTTCAGCTTCGACCCCAATAGCAAGAGCTACGAGTTCAACATCCTTCGGGTGAGCGCCACGGTGATCATAGTCTGCGTGGTGGGCTTCATCATCTTCCTCGTGGTGGGCGGCAAAAACGGGAATAACGGTAAACACGGGAATAACGGCAATAACAAGGGAACCAACAACAACGCCTAGCTGCGCGGGCGCTGCATGTTTCGGGGGAACAATGAGTCAAGAATCGGCAATGGCGGAAGGCGGCTTCTGGCGGGATACCGGGAGGACCGGGATCGGAGCCTGGATATTCTCGACCGATCACAAGCGGATCGGGTTGATGTACCTGTACTGTGTGCTCGGCTTCTTCCTGGTGGGAGCCTTTCTCGGGCTTTTGATCCGGCTGGAGCTCATGGCGCCGGGACCGACCATCATGACCGCGCAGACCTACAACGCGATGTTCACGGTGCACGGGGTGGTGATGATCTTTCTCTTCATCATTCCGGGAATACCGGCCTCCTTCGGGAACCTGGTGCTCCCCATACAGCTCGGCGCCCGGGATGTCGCCTTCCCGCGGGTGAACCTCTTCTCCTGGTGGCTCTACGCCATCGGGGCCGTCATCGTGCTGACCTCGCTCTTCACCGGCGGCGGCGCCCCCGACACCGGCTGGACCTTCTACGTCCCTTTCAGCGCCCGGACCACGACCAACGTCTCCCTGGCGGTCTTCGGGGTTTTCGTGCTCGGCTTCTCCTCCATCCTCACCGGGATCAACTTCATCACCACCATCCACAGGATGCGCGCGCCGGGGATGACCTGGACCCGCATCCCGCTCTTCACCTGGAGCCTCTACGCGACGGCCTGGGTGCAGGTACTGGCCACCCCGATCATCGCCATCACCCTGCTGCTCGTGGTGACGGAGAGGATCCTGGGGCTCGGCCTCTTCGACCCCACCCGCGGTGGCGACCCGGTCATGTACCAGCACATGTTCTGGATCTACTCGCACCCGGCGGTCTACATCATGATCCTCCCGGGGATGGGGGTCATCTCCGACATTATCCCGGTCTTCTCCAGAAAACCGATCTTCGGCTACAAGATGATCGCCTTTTCGAGCCTCGCCATCGCGGCGGCCGGCTCGGCGGTGTGGGGACACCACATGTACACCTCGGGGATGAGCGATCTCGGCGTCCTGGTCTTCTCCTTTTTGACCTTCATCGTGGCGATTCCCTCGGCCATCAAGGTGTTCAACTGGGTCTCCACCATGTACAAGGGTTCGATCTCGCTGGAAGCGCCCATGCTCTTCGCGCTCTCCTTCATTCTGCTCTTCTCCATCGGCGGCCTCTCCGGCCTCATCCTGGGCGCGGCGGCCACCGACATCCACGTGCACGACACCCACTTCGTGGTCGGGCACTTCCACTACGTCATGTTCGGCGGCACCGGCTTCGCCTTCTTCGCGGCGGCCCACTACTGGCTTCCCAAGTACTTCGGGCGCCGCTACCAGGAGAAGCCGGCCATTATCGGCTGGGTGCTCATGTTCATCGGCTTCAACATCCTCTACTTCACCATGCAGGTGCTGGGGATGGAAGGGATGCCGCGACGCTACTACGACTACCTCCCGGAATTCGCCCGGCTCAATTTCGTGGCGACGGTGGGGAGCTGGATCATGCTGGCCGGGGTGGCCATCGTAGTCTGGAACCTGTGGCGCGGGCTGTTCAAGGGGGAGCCGTTCATCGGCAACCCTTGGGGCGGGGCGAGTCTCGAGTGGAGCATCGCGACCCCT
It encodes the following:
- a CDS encoding SCO family protein; the encoded protein is MRGAMELTGIIGFIRRAVLLGVVVVSLLPAVVHAHSEEDASAHQSHQGAPQADANVGLDERLGARIPLDLVFNDENGRQRRLHDLITGPTIILPVYYSCTNVCNYLQEGLARALPEIKLEPGKEYRIISVSFDDRENPQRALKSKHLYQTVMKGKFPEGNWTFLTGDAANIRKLTDAAGFHFQRKGNDFVHPVASFIVARDGMIVRYLYGTQFLPKDLTLALMEARQGRIGTTISKMVSYCFSFDPNSKSYEFNILRVSATVIIVCVVGFIIFLVVGGKNGNNGKHGNNGNNKGTNNNA
- the ctaD gene encoding cytochrome c oxidase subunit I; the protein is MSQESAMAEGGFWRDTGRTGIGAWIFSTDHKRIGLMYLYCVLGFFLVGAFLGLLIRLELMAPGPTIMTAQTYNAMFTVHGVVMIFLFIIPGIPASFGNLVLPIQLGARDVAFPRVNLFSWWLYAIGAVIVLTSLFTGGGAPDTGWTFYVPFSARTTTNVSLAVFGVFVLGFSSILTGINFITTIHRMRAPGMTWTRIPLFTWSLYATAWVQVLATPIIAITLLLVVTERILGLGLFDPTRGGDPVMYQHMFWIYSHPAVYIMILPGMGVISDIIPVFSRKPIFGYKMIAFSSLAIAAAGSAVWGHHMYTSGMSDLGVLVFSFLTFIVAIPSAIKVFNWVSTMYKGSISLEAPMLFALSFILLFSIGGLSGLILGAAATDIHVHDTHFVVGHFHYVMFGGTGFAFFAAAHYWLPKYFGRRYQEKPAIIGWVLMFIGFNILYFTMQVLGMEGMPRRYYDYLPEFARLNFVATVGSWIMLAGVAIVVWNLWRGLFKGEPFIGNPWGGASLEWSIATPPPTENFEEDPVVSHGPYDFKGAGVP